A stretch of Planctomicrobium piriforme DNA encodes these proteins:
- a CDS encoding thioredoxin family protein has product MAFEPDQTPPTRDELDKTTGTVVVQFGTGWCGYCNRFAPIFERLVKQYPDVQPIWVEDGPGRVLGRTFKVKLWPTLVFLKDGKVVTQLVRPTEAEAAAAFAEITS; this is encoded by the coding sequence ATGGCATTCGAACCAGATCAGACACCGCCTACGCGAGACGAACTCGACAAGACGACCGGCACTGTCGTTGTGCAGTTCGGCACTGGCTGGTGCGGGTACTGCAATCGTTTCGCGCCAATCTTCGAGCGGCTGGTGAAGCAGTATCCCGACGTGCAGCCAATCTGGGTGGAAGATGGACCGGGCCGCGTTCTGGGCCGGACATTCAAAGTGAAACTGTGGCCGACGCTCGTCTTTCTGAAAGACGGCAAAGTCGTGACTCAACTCGTCCGCCCCACAGAAGCAGAAGCCGCCGCGGCTTTCGCTGAAATCACAAGCTGA
- the rnr gene encoding ribonuclease R has product MVGLRKLISEFVQRPGYAAMKPKALAKKLGITKRRMEEFNDALSEAEAAGELKVLESGRVQAKRPAKTYLGTVRKIARGDAFVILHEPKPTDVTGDVYVDARDLKDAQSGDEVLIKLLKRRGPSGQPTGFVQEILQRATNVFVGTYLEEDEAGWVQIDGKDYSHPVWVGDPGAKGAQPGDKVVVEMLRFPAVGQIGEGVLTKVLGARGEPGVDTQIVIHEFGMPDEFPEAVLADARLEAENFREHDLSDREDLTAMTIVTIDPVDARDFDDAISLERWENGHWHLGVHIADVSHFVQPGTALDREAERRGTSVYLPTKVIPMLPEVISNGLASLQANRVRFTMSAFIEFSPEGIPVSTRFSRSAIKVTRRFAYEQVMPILRDPTDGQDVPDNIRKLLADMHELAMLLRRRRFTRGALELDMPEVKLDLDKDGKVTGAHETVHDDSHQIIEEFMLAANIAVAVELNDRGLTFMRRVHADPSPQKLAALQEFAGNLGYPLKQAQSRRDLQNLLKRVKGQPEEHAVNYALLRSLKQAEYSPIELAHYALAEQHYCHFTSPIRRYPDLLIHRLMESVITGHKSSGGPGMEEALRLGRHCSMTERRAERAERELTKIKLLSYFENRTGERMEAIITAVDRYGFFCRGVEIPAEGLVHISTLSNQDYYDFDRPTMSLIARGSGKAFRLGDRVTVEVAHVDVDRRELNFKLVGTARRPPRRPNENALQHGPPKSRSHKKPSDKKKPNKRRRR; this is encoded by the coding sequence ATGGTCGGATTACGGAAACTGATTTCCGAGTTTGTGCAGCGACCCGGCTATGCCGCGATGAAGCCCAAGGCCCTCGCCAAAAAACTGGGCATCACCAAGAGGCGGATGGAAGAGTTCAACGATGCGCTCTCAGAGGCGGAAGCGGCTGGCGAACTCAAGGTGCTGGAATCCGGACGGGTTCAAGCGAAGCGTCCGGCGAAAACGTACCTGGGAACGGTTCGCAAAATCGCCCGGGGGGATGCCTTTGTCATCCTTCACGAGCCCAAGCCGACTGACGTGACGGGCGACGTGTATGTCGATGCCCGTGATCTCAAGGATGCCCAGAGCGGCGATGAAGTTCTGATCAAGTTGCTGAAGCGCCGCGGGCCGTCTGGGCAGCCGACGGGGTTCGTGCAGGAGATTCTGCAACGGGCGACCAACGTCTTCGTCGGCACCTATCTCGAAGAAGACGAAGCAGGCTGGGTGCAGATCGACGGCAAGGATTACTCGCATCCAGTCTGGGTGGGAGATCCCGGCGCTAAAGGCGCACAGCCTGGCGATAAGGTCGTCGTCGAAATGCTGCGATTTCCGGCCGTCGGTCAGATCGGCGAAGGGGTGTTGACGAAGGTGCTGGGCGCGCGGGGCGAACCGGGCGTCGATACGCAGATCGTCATTCACGAGTTCGGGATGCCGGACGAGTTCCCGGAAGCGGTACTCGCCGACGCGCGACTCGAAGCCGAAAACTTTCGAGAGCACGATCTCAGCGACCGCGAAGACCTCACCGCGATGACGATCGTGACCATCGACCCTGTCGATGCCCGTGACTTCGACGATGCCATTTCGCTCGAACGCTGGGAGAACGGGCACTGGCATCTCGGAGTCCACATCGCGGATGTCTCGCATTTCGTCCAGCCGGGGACGGCGCTCGACCGCGAAGCGGAACGCCGCGGGACCAGCGTTTATCTGCCGACCAAAGTCATTCCGATGCTGCCGGAAGTGATCTCGAACGGGCTGGCCTCACTGCAGGCGAACCGCGTGCGGTTCACGATGTCAGCATTTATCGAATTCAGCCCGGAAGGCATTCCGGTCAGCACCCGCTTTTCTCGCTCGGCGATTAAAGTGACGCGGCGGTTTGCTTACGAACAGGTCATGCCGATTCTGCGCGACCCGACCGATGGACAGGACGTTCCCGACAACATCCGCAAGCTGCTGGCTGACATGCACGAGCTGGCGATGCTGCTCCGCAGACGACGGTTCACCAGGGGCGCGCTCGAACTGGATATGCCTGAGGTGAAGCTGGATCTCGATAAGGATGGCAAGGTGACGGGGGCTCACGAGACTGTCCACGATGACAGTCATCAGATCATCGAAGAGTTCATGCTCGCCGCCAACATTGCCGTCGCCGTCGAACTCAACGATCGCGGGCTGACGTTCATGCGCCGCGTCCATGCCGATCCCAGCCCTCAGAAGCTGGCCGCGCTGCAGGAGTTTGCAGGCAACCTGGGTTACCCGCTCAAGCAGGCTCAAAGCCGTCGCGATCTACAGAATCTTTTGAAACGGGTGAAGGGGCAACCGGAAGAGCATGCGGTGAACTATGCCCTGCTCCGCAGTCTCAAACAGGCTGAGTATTCACCCATCGAACTTGCGCATTACGCGCTCGCAGAGCAGCATTACTGCCATTTCACGAGCCCCATTCGTCGCTACCCTGACCTGTTGATTCACCGCCTGATGGAATCGGTGATTACCGGCCACAAATCGAGCGGGGGGCCAGGCATGGAAGAGGCGCTGCGGCTGGGGCGGCACTGCTCGATGACCGAGCGCCGCGCCGAACGGGCCGAGCGCGAGCTGACGAAGATCAAGCTGCTCTCGTATTTCGAAAACCGCACCGGCGAACGGATGGAAGCGATCATCACGGCCGTCGATCGCTACGGGTTCTTCTGCCGCGGCGTCGAGATCCCCGCAGAAGGGCTGGTGCATATCAGCACGCTCTCGAATCAGGACTACTACGATTTCGACCGGCCGACGATGTCCCTCATCGCGCGCGGCAGCGGCAAGGCATTCCGACTCGGAGACCGCGTGACGGTGGAAGTGGCGCACGTCGACGTCGATCGACGCGAACTGAACTTCAAACTGGTCGGCACCGCCCGCCGCCCCCCGCGCCGCCCGAACGAGAACGCCCTGCAGCACGGGCCGCCCAAGTCCCGAAGCCATAAAAAGCCGAGCGACAAAAAGAAGCCCAACAAGCGCAGGCGGCGCTAG
- a CDS encoding aminopeptidase, whose amino-acid sequence MNDPRIDRLAELLVSHSCRLKAGENVLIEAFDLPEPNLVCRLVEKAAAAGARPFVSWKNNTVMRSVYRTATSDSLSLLGEFESNVMSKMQAYIGVRGSANSEEMADVPGTQLDLVQQHVWKPVHIDMRVANTKWVVLRYPTASFAQSARMSTAAFEDFYFDVCTADYVTMAKNQAPLRERMLAAERVKIVAPGTALEFSIKDIPVVTCNGLRNIPDGEVFTAPVRDSVNGVITYNAGSRYQGTIFDKVRFEFRDGKIIDASCQGQTKRLNEILDVDEGARYIGEWSLGCNNRIRHPMLDTLFDEKIGGSLHFTPGNAYATADNGNRSQVHWDLVLIQTPEYGGGEVWFDGQLVRKDGRFLPEDLQPLNEGL is encoded by the coding sequence GTGAACGACCCCCGCATCGATCGACTGGCGGAGTTGCTGGTGTCGCACAGTTGCCGTTTGAAGGCCGGCGAGAACGTTTTGATCGAGGCCTTCGATCTGCCTGAGCCGAATCTGGTCTGCCGGCTGGTTGAGAAAGCGGCCGCGGCCGGCGCGCGGCCGTTCGTCTCGTGGAAGAACAACACGGTCATGCGGTCGGTGTATCGCACGGCCACGTCCGACTCGCTCAGCCTGCTGGGGGAATTTGAATCGAACGTCATGTCGAAAATGCAGGCGTACATCGGCGTCCGTGGTTCCGCCAACAGCGAAGAAATGGCCGACGTCCCCGGCACGCAACTCGACCTCGTGCAGCAGCATGTCTGGAAGCCGGTGCATATCGACATGCGGGTCGCCAACACCAAATGGGTGGTGCTGCGTTACCCGACAGCATCCTTCGCGCAGTCCGCCCGCATGAGTACAGCGGCTTTCGAAGACTTTTATTTCGATGTCTGCACGGCAGACTACGTGACCATGGCGAAGAATCAGGCTCCCCTGCGCGAGCGGATGCTGGCTGCCGAACGGGTGAAAATCGTCGCCCCAGGCACCGCACTCGAATTCTCGATCAAGGACATTCCGGTCGTCACCTGTAACGGACTGCGGAACATTCCCGATGGCGAAGTCTTCACCGCGCCGGTTCGTGACAGCGTGAACGGAGTAATCACCTACAACGCCGGCTCACGCTACCAGGGAACGATTTTCGACAAGGTGCGATTCGAATTTCGCGACGGCAAGATCATCGACGCCAGTTGCCAGGGACAAACGAAACGCCTGAACGAAATTCTGGATGTCGACGAAGGCGCACGTTACATCGGCGAATGGTCGCTGGGCTGCAACAACCGCATCCGGCACCCGATGCTCGACACCCTGTTCGACGAAAAAATCGGCGGCTCGCTGCACTTCACGCCAGGCAATGCCTACGCCACGGCCGATAACGGCAACCGCAGTCAGGTCCACTGGGATCTCGTTCTCATTCAGACGCCGGAATACGGCGGCGGAGAAGTCTGGTTCGACGGCCAACTGGTCCGCAAAGACGGACGCTTTCTGCCTGAGGATCTGCAGCCGCTGAATGAAGGACTTTGA
- a CDS encoding ankyrin repeat domain-containing protein, producing MKASRLVITMALLFLAMSCSGRAGGVSIWNAVAENDPEKVTQYANAGGDVNIRGSSGTYPLLEALKHEKRKAYARLLELGADPNIVVENGKCVMHFAACTKDSFWLRLALDHGGNPNLINEGARPPFKGPPLAAALGVDDTAENVKLLVEHGADINLPDGLGRSPLDDAMLSNEFESILYLLDCGADFKREVPGDRSSSFLVIMKERRVDVYRLPEYQQKLLSVRKWLEDHDVHLDYDDGIKP from the coding sequence ATGAAAGCATCGCGACTCGTCATCACCATGGCACTGTTGTTTCTGGCAATGAGCTGCAGTGGTCGTGCCGGCGGTGTCAGCATCTGGAATGCCGTCGCAGAGAATGATCCTGAAAAAGTGACTCAGTACGCCAATGCGGGCGGTGACGTGAACATCCGCGGTTCGAGCGGGACATACCCGCTGCTTGAAGCTCTGAAGCACGAAAAGCGTAAGGCTTATGCTCGCCTTCTTGAACTGGGAGCAGATCCAAACATCGTCGTGGAAAATGGGAAATGCGTAATGCATTTCGCAGCCTGTACCAAAGATTCATTCTGGCTGCGGCTTGCCCTGGATCATGGCGGCAATCCGAATTTGATCAACGAAGGCGCCAGGCCACCGTTCAAAGGCCCTCCACTCGCGGCTGCACTGGGTGTGGACGACACTGCTGAAAATGTCAAACTGCTCGTCGAACATGGCGCTGACATCAATCTTCCAGATGGGCTAGGTCGTTCACCACTCGATGACGCCATGCTCTCCAACGAATTCGAATCCATACTCTACTTGTTAGATTGTGGCGCAGATTTTAAACGTGAAGTACCTGGAGATCGAAGTAGCTCATTTCTCGTGATCATGAAGGAAAGACGAGTCGACGTTTACCGACTTCCTGAATATCAGCAGAAACTACTTTCCGTGCGAAAATGGCTGGAAGATCACGATGTCCATCTGGACTACGATGATGGAATCAAGCCGTAG
- a CDS encoding TIGR01777 family oxidoreductase, translating into MNVFVTGSTGMIGRRLVPLLEAAGHQVIRLVRGDVTSDKERYWDTGGRRLTLSILDGCEALVHLAGENIAGLRWTEHKKDEIYDSRISSTAVLAEAITRMETPPKCFIVASATGYYGNRADTVLTESSPPGFGFLSEVCQDWEHAADPARALTRVVHVRTGIVLGRDGGALKSMLMPFKLGLGGALGGGAQYWSWISGNDIARLYKFCIENESIVGPVNGVSPDPVTNREFTQTLAKKLNRPAALPVPAFVAKLALGEMADELLLASTRVIPKVAQDHGFTFEQPTLGEAL; encoded by the coding sequence ATGAATGTGTTTGTCACGGGTTCGACGGGAATGATCGGGCGACGGCTGGTGCCGCTGCTCGAAGCGGCCGGGCATCAGGTGATTCGGCTCGTCCGAGGCGACGTGACAAGCGACAAGGAACGCTACTGGGATACCGGCGGACGCCGGCTGACCCTCAGCATCCTCGACGGCTGCGAAGCTCTGGTGCATCTGGCAGGCGAGAACATCGCCGGACTCCGCTGGACCGAGCATAAAAAAGACGAGATCTACGACAGCCGCATCTCCTCCACCGCCGTGCTGGCGGAAGCCATTACCCGCATGGAAACGCCCCCCAAATGCTTCATCGTGGCCTCGGCCACAGGCTATTACGGGAACCGGGCTGATACGGTGCTCACGGAAAGCAGCCCGCCAGGCTTCGGGTTTCTCAGTGAAGTCTGCCAGGACTGGGAACATGCCGCTGACCCTGCCCGGGCGCTGACCCGAGTCGTTCATGTCCGCACCGGCATTGTGCTGGGTCGAGACGGCGGAGCGCTCAAGTCGATGCTCATGCCGTTCAAGCTCGGCCTGGGGGGAGCGCTGGGAGGCGGCGCTCAATACTGGAGCTGGATCAGCGGCAACGACATCGCACGGCTCTACAAGTTCTGCATCGAGAACGAATCGATCGTCGGCCCGGTGAACGGGGTGTCGCCGGACCCGGTGACCAACCGCGAATTCACACAGACGCTGGCCAAGAAGCTGAACCGCCCGGCAGCATTACCAGTGCCTGCCTTCGTTGCGAAACTCGCCTTGGGCGAGATGGCCGATGAACTGCTGCTGGCAAGCACTCGAGTGATCCCCAAGGTCGCACAAGACCACGGTTTCACGTTCGAACAGCCGACGCTGGGCGAAGCATTATAA
- a CDS encoding diguanylate cyclase — MTALISKHRLLLGCLCAAAGGGVGWLTGSAVVGATVLAVNLLLCWLTRFILGKTIDASSTEVLPFYFHSALDGLSEGILVLDYAGQIVFVNNAFLEFSGESREGLLQRRAKELPWTWCDAVPGTASTPVPWLDAIREGRHRCGQLLGIKSGAGHKLLLKAVPITDGKRRPRGALCSLQDVTKLHKKQAETEALLETIRQSSQQIRQQNAELEQLIIRDPATGCLNRRTGLELLEKLWSESLDRQSELACVMVDIDRFRAINDEHGQQLGEKVLRDIAACILQAARAGDVVCRYGGEEFLMLMPRTTLDDAAFLAERIRQSISRLEIDEIKVTASFGVAEWNPEQVSPQDLLDLAERHLSAAKQRGRNQVVKSLPEKGVQASPLVSAVESSHSAVIPFPAVTALISALAYRDIATAAHSRRVADLSVALGQRLMSLSACYVLETAALLHDIGKIGVPDSILLKQTPLTADERNFIQNYSHIGLEIVRTAFASPELSAILENARVAYADSLARQQSLPLGARILAVADAYDSMINDQIYRKGVSPAEAIAELRRCAGTQFDPEIVTQFIEVVLSKTKETGPKLQVNLDVALALGMELERLAEAVDQQNMELLRALASHIVRTASSTDTQEILDKALEFERAAVAGDDQLGILQKASELITCCRATQSAYLRVEGSSVSSVEGPEPAAKLSVER; from the coding sequence ATGACAGCACTCATCTCGAAACATCGCTTACTGCTCGGCTGCCTGTGCGCGGCAGCGGGGGGCGGCGTTGGCTGGCTGACGGGCAGTGCCGTCGTCGGAGCGACGGTGCTGGCAGTGAACCTGCTGCTGTGCTGGCTGACACGGTTCATTCTCGGAAAAACTATTGACGCCAGCTCGACCGAAGTGTTGCCGTTCTACTTCCATTCCGCACTCGATGGCCTCTCCGAAGGGATTCTGGTTCTCGACTACGCAGGCCAGATTGTCTTTGTGAACAATGCGTTCCTCGAATTCAGCGGCGAATCCCGCGAAGGGTTGCTGCAACGCCGTGCCAAGGAGTTGCCCTGGACCTGGTGCGATGCCGTCCCAGGGACCGCATCAACCCCAGTTCCCTGGCTGGATGCGATTCGTGAAGGAAGGCATCGTTGCGGTCAACTGCTCGGCATCAAGAGCGGGGCCGGACACAAGCTGCTGCTCAAAGCGGTCCCGATCACCGACGGCAAGCGTCGCCCGCGGGGCGCCCTCTGCAGCCTGCAGGATGTCACCAAACTCCATAAGAAGCAGGCGGAAACCGAAGCGCTGCTCGAAACCATCCGGCAGTCGTCCCAGCAGATTCGCCAGCAGAATGCCGAACTCGAACAACTGATCATTCGCGATCCGGCGACCGGCTGCCTCAACCGCCGTACCGGACTCGAACTGCTTGAGAAACTGTGGTCGGAATCGCTGGACCGGCAGTCGGAACTCGCCTGTGTGATGGTCGACATCGACCGCTTCCGCGCAATCAACGACGAGCATGGTCAACAGCTCGGCGAGAAAGTCCTGCGGGACATCGCGGCCTGTATACTTCAGGCAGCACGGGCAGGGGATGTCGTTTGCCGTTACGGCGGCGAAGAGTTCCTGATGCTGATGCCCCGGACGACATTGGACGATGCCGCGTTTTTGGCGGAACGGATTCGGCAGAGCATCAGCCGGCTCGAAATCGATGAAATCAAAGTCACCGCGAGCTTCGGCGTCGCGGAATGGAATCCCGAGCAGGTCTCGCCGCAGGATCTCCTGGATCTGGCGGAACGGCATCTCTCGGCAGCGAAACAACGGGGCCGCAATCAGGTCGTCAAATCACTGCCTGAAAAGGGGGTTCAGGCGAGTCCGCTTGTCAGCGCTGTCGAGTCCAGCCATTCGGCAGTCATTCCCTTCCCGGCGGTCACCGCACTGATCTCGGCGCTCGCCTATCGGGATATCGCCACGGCCGCTCACAGTCGTCGGGTCGCTGATCTCAGCGTCGCGCTCGGCCAGCGGCTGATGTCGCTGTCGGCTTGTTATGTCCTCGAAACAGCCGCCCTGCTGCATGACATCGGCAAGATCGGCGTTCCGGATTCCATCCTGCTGAAGCAGACTCCGTTGACGGCCGACGAACGCAATTTCATTCAGAACTACAGCCACATTGGACTGGAGATTGTCCGCACGGCGTTCGCCTCGCCTGAGCTGTCAGCGATTCTAGAAAACGCCCGGGTCGCTTATGCCGACAGCCTGGCGAGACAACAGTCGCTCCCGCTGGGAGCGCGGATTCTGGCTGTCGCTGACGCTTACGACTCGATGATCAACGACCAGATCTATCGTAAAGGGGTCTCGCCTGCTGAAGCGATTGCCGAACTGCGACGCTGTGCAGGCACTCAGTTCGACCCTGAAATCGTCACACAGTTCATCGAAGTCGTCCTTTCGAAAACCAAAGAGACCGGTCCGAAGCTGCAGGTAAATCTCGATGTCGCACTCGCACTCGGAATGGAACTCGAACGGCTCGCGGAAGCGGTCGATCAGCAGAACATGGAACTCTTGCGAGCGCTCGCCAGCCACATCGTGCGCACTGCCAGCAGCACGGACACCCAGGAAATTCTCGATAAGGCCCTCGAATTCGAACGCGCCGCCGTCGCCGGCGACGACCAGCTCGGAATTCTGCAGAAGGCCAGCGAACTCATCACCTGCTGCCGAGCCACGCAATCGGCGTACTTGCGGGTTGAGGGGAGTTCAGTGTCGAGTGTCGAGGGTCCAGAGCCAGCGGCGAAGTTGAGTGTTGAGCGCTGA
- the rplU gene encoding 50S ribosomal protein L21, with the protein MFAIIEESGHQLRVEPGQVLTIDYREGAEVGSKITFDSVLLANGGGASKLGNPGLEGATVVAEVVEAVVKGPKLEVQKFRRRKNSRRHTGHRQKYTGVKITAINVPNLEIVEKKSEATSA; encoded by the coding sequence ATGTTCGCCATCATTGAAGAGAGCGGCCACCAACTGCGGGTCGAACCGGGCCAGGTGCTCACGATCGACTACCGCGAAGGAGCCGAAGTCGGTTCCAAGATCACCTTTGACAGCGTGCTGCTCGCCAACGGCGGCGGCGCCAGCAAGCTCGGCAATCCGGGCCTCGAGGGTGCGACCGTCGTCGCTGAAGTGGTCGAAGCCGTGGTCAAGGGACCGAAGCTGGAAGTCCAGAAGTTCCGCCGTCGCAAAAACTCACGTCGGCACACCGGCCATCGCCAGAAATACACCGGCGTGAAAATCACCGCCATCAATGTTCCGAACCTCGAAATCGTCGAGAAGAAGTCGGAAGCAACATCGGCCTGA
- a CDS encoding alpha/beta hydrolase family protein has product MRLSVIFCLRVLIFSLLAWPVLAEGTDSVVESQQPSQLAVLNADSLSLELPPPLPEAKTEFISHPIPESAVETLPPVESQPCTGTYWIVSSRQSVQTIHEACRGPWGLNVYQRLPDGQLVCSDMPSLASQIDPTLPVCIFVHGSFVQWESQCREAHALYQRMAACYAGKLQMIFFTWPSDGPYTHCFHIDVAIRGRRADFNGFHLGYLLSQLPPTSPVTMIGHSHGARLILATMQLAGGGSIEGHYFPYSMGAGRRYRAVLAAGAMDHNWLNPGQPYACALNPLECLMNLRNRQDLPLSVYPLSRPFAHRAVARSGFTRHDINAIGPNAAKLRDVDVTPWVGHAHLWPEYYRQPAILATIMPYLYY; this is encoded by the coding sequence ATGCGGCTTTCGGTCATCTTCTGCCTGCGAGTCCTGATCTTCTCCCTGCTGGCGTGGCCTGTCCTCGCCGAAGGGACCGACTCCGTCGTCGAATCGCAACAGCCGTCGCAGTTGGCGGTTCTGAATGCCGACTCGCTGTCGCTTGAGTTGCCTCCCCCGCTGCCGGAAGCGAAAACCGAGTTCATCTCGCATCCCATTCCCGAGTCGGCAGTCGAAACGCTGCCGCCGGTTGAATCCCAGCCTTGTACCGGGACGTACTGGATTGTCAGCAGCCGCCAGTCAGTGCAGACGATTCATGAAGCCTGCCGCGGACCCTGGGGCTTGAACGTCTACCAGCGCCTGCCTGATGGTCAGCTCGTCTGCAGCGATATGCCGTCGCTCGCCAGCCAGATCGATCCGACGCTGCCCGTTTGCATTTTTGTCCATGGCAGCTTTGTACAATGGGAAAGTCAGTGCCGTGAGGCGCACGCGCTCTATCAGCGCATGGCCGCCTGCTACGCCGGCAAACTGCAGATGATTTTCTTCACCTGGCCCAGCGACGGCCCTTACACGCACTGCTTCCATATCGACGTCGCAATTCGCGGTCGACGGGCGGACTTCAACGGCTTCCATCTAGGCTATCTGCTGTCCCAACTTCCGCCGACCAGTCCGGTGACGATGATCGGTCACAGCCATGGCGCCCGGCTGATTCTCGCCACGATGCAGCTGGCCGGCGGCGGTTCAATTGAAGGGCACTACTTCCCCTATTCGATGGGCGCTGGCCGTCGCTATCGGGCGGTCCTCGCGGCAGGGGCGATGGATCACAACTGGTTGAACCCCGGCCAGCCGTATGCCTGTGCTCTCAATCCGCTCGAATGCCTGATGAATCTCCGGAACCGGCAAGACCTCCCGTTGTCGGTCTATCCGCTGTCGCGTCCGTTCGCACATCGGGCCGTCGCTCGCTCCGGCTTCACGCGTCACGACATCAACGCCATCGGCCCCAATGCGGCCAAGCTGCGGGATGTCGATGTCACCCCCTGGGTCGGCCATGCTCATCTGTGGCCCGAGTACTACCGGCAGCCCGCCATTCTGGCGACGATCATGCCGTATCTGTACTACTGA
- a CDS encoding sugar phosphate isomerase/epimerase family protein — MRVFVAASTRCFAEMDFWQALDQITDLEFDRVEIWLDENGSLKPSFVTANADEFMARMRDRTRLSPIALTLAHDVDEPTFQALCRIAKSLRISQIVVPSSPLGTPFNLEIDRLRSLMATGTSNGIRVAIKTQAGRLTGDAHTAVELCQAVDKLGLAFDPSYFLDPKVVETVMELVTPHTLHVHLRDSTAAQLQVQVGLGEVDYSKLIGLLERYKYARALSIELLPGMTEAEQRPLELRKLRMLLESLL; from the coding sequence GTGCGTGTGTTTGTAGCCGCTTCGACTCGCTGTTTTGCTGAGATGGATTTCTGGCAGGCGCTGGACCAGATCACCGATCTCGAATTTGATCGCGTGGAAATCTGGCTGGACGAAAACGGTTCTTTGAAGCCGTCGTTCGTCACCGCCAATGCCGACGAGTTCATGGCCCGGATGCGCGACCGCACGCGTCTCTCCCCCATTGCGCTAACGCTCGCCCACGATGTGGACGAGCCGACATTTCAGGCGTTGTGCCGGATCGCGAAGTCGCTCCGCATTTCGCAGATCGTCGTCCCCTCCTCACCACTGGGAACGCCGTTCAATCTCGAAATCGATCGCCTCCGCTCACTGATGGCCACCGGGACCTCCAACGGAATCCGTGTCGCCATCAAGACGCAGGCCGGCCGCCTCACCGGCGATGCCCACACCGCGGTCGAACTGTGCCAGGCCGTCGACAAGCTGGGGCTCGCGTTTGATCCCAGTTACTTCCTCGATCCCAAGGTCGTCGAAACCGTAATGGAACTGGTGACGCCGCACACGTTGCACGTCCACCTGCGAGATTCCACCGCTGCCCAACTTCAGGTTCAGGTCGGTCTGGGCGAAGTCGATTACAGCAAGCTCATCGGCCTGCTCGAACGCTACAAGTATGCCCGGGCACTCTCCATCGAACTGCTCCCCGGCATGACCGAAGCCGAGCAGCGGCCGCTGGAACTGCGGAAGTTGCGAATGCTGCTGGAATCGCTGCTTTAA